From Andrena cerasifolii isolate SP2316 chromosome 12, iyAndCera1_principal, whole genome shotgun sequence, a single genomic window includes:
- the LOC143375021 gene encoding uncharacterized protein LOC143375021 isoform X2 produces the protein MRTVAVWTAFVLAYSSSPLVVAGIRYIGDPISAQSGNTGGGGGDISEKRPPDQNEPTCKELKAVWRYTKRQSRATKAAAVATTGYYSLYPDPFTFNLWKSYFERPKQQLNRQGSYPPVKARNRAGGPPIYGKMVHKAPAGSRFRNGMRHSPRSFDKIPPYYGTINAYPPSQRRRPSSYRTMGGGSPPLLSQVPQAGRFQDLRNLMRAERLRELQELHKADEIAEKAAFGDTTDDDDDDDFQSNMQSRKQFSKPTKMKYEFNQERYSPNMPNIGQAWSRSGPQPREYTLR, from the exons ATGCGTACCGTAGCCGTGTGGACCGCTTTCGTGTTGGCGTATTCGAGCAGCCCGCTGGTGGTGGCCGGTATACGATACATCGGCGATCCGATCTCGGCGCAGTCGGGGAAcaccggcggcggcggcggcgacaTCTCCGAGAAGCGACCCCCGGACCAGAACGAGCCGACATGCAAGGAATTGAAGGCGGTGTGGAGGTACACGAAACGGCAGAGCAGAGCAACTAAGGCCGCCGCCGTCGCCACCACCGGATACTACTCCCTTTACCCCGATCCATTCACGTTCAACCTGTGGAAATCGTACTTTGAGCGCCCCAAGCAGCAACTAAACCGCCAAG GAAGCTACCCCCCAGTAAAAGCTCGCAACCGCGCCGGGGGTCCCCCGATTTATGGAAAGATGGTGCACAAGGCGCCAGCCGGGAGCAGATTCAGAAACGGGATGCGACACTCGCCGCGGTCCTTCGACAAGATACCGCCTTATTACGGGACTATTAACGCTTACCCGCCATCGCAGAGGCGACGCCCGTCCAGCTACCGCACAATGGGCGGCGGTTCTCCTCCTCTTTTGTCCCAAGTTCCTCAGGCTGGCAGGTTTCAGGACTTGAGGAACCTGATGCGCGCCGAGCGCCTCCGCGAGCTGCAG GAACTGCACAAGGCAGACGAAATCGCAGAGAAGGCTGCCTTCGGGGATActaccgacgacgacgacgacgacgactttCAATCAAACATGCAGTCTCGGAAGCAATTCTCGAAGCCGACGAAAATGAAGTACGAGTTTAACCAAGAACGATACTCGCCGAACATGCCGAATATTGGTCAAGCCTGGTCG AGGAGCGGACCTCAGCCCCGGGAGTACACGTTGCGTTAA
- the LOC143375021 gene encoding uncharacterized protein LOC143375021 isoform X1, translated as MRTVAVWTAFVLAYSSSPLVVAGIRYIGDPISAQSGNTGGGGGDISEKRPPDQNEPTCKELKAVWRYTKRQSRATKAAAVATTGYYSLYPDPFTFNLWKSYFERPKQQLNRQDFFSSNDVAFTGSYPPVKARNRAGGPPIYGKMVHKAPAGSRFRNGMRHSPRSFDKIPPYYGTINAYPPSQRRRPSSYRTMGGGSPPLLSQVPQAGRFQDLRNLMRAERLRELQELHKADEIAEKAAFGDTTDDDDDDDFQSNMQSRKQFSKPTKMKYEFNQERYSPNMPNIGQAWSRSGPQPREYTLR; from the exons ATGCGTACCGTAGCCGTGTGGACCGCTTTCGTGTTGGCGTATTCGAGCAGCCCGCTGGTGGTGGCCGGTATACGATACATCGGCGATCCGATCTCGGCGCAGTCGGGGAAcaccggcggcggcggcggcgacaTCTCCGAGAAGCGACCCCCGGACCAGAACGAGCCGACATGCAAGGAATTGAAGGCGGTGTGGAGGTACACGAAACGGCAGAGCAGAGCAACTAAGGCCGCCGCCGTCGCCACCACCGGATACTACTCCCTTTACCCCGATCCATTCACGTTCAACCTGTGGAAATCGTACTTTGAGCGCCCCAAGCAGCAACTAAACCGCCAAG ATTTCTTTTCCTCAAACGATGTTGCGTTCACAGGAAGCTACCCCCCAGTAAAAGCTCGCAACCGCGCCGGGGGTCCCCCGATTTATGGAAAGATGGTGCACAAGGCGCCAGCCGGGAGCAGATTCAGAAACGGGATGCGACACTCGCCGCGGTCCTTCGACAAGATACCGCCTTATTACGGGACTATTAACGCTTACCCGCCATCGCAGAGGCGACGCCCGTCCAGCTACCGCACAATGGGCGGCGGTTCTCCTCCTCTTTTGTCCCAAGTTCCTCAGGCTGGCAGGTTTCAGGACTTGAGGAACCTGATGCGCGCCGAGCGCCTCCGCGAGCTGCAG GAACTGCACAAGGCAGACGAAATCGCAGAGAAGGCTGCCTTCGGGGATActaccgacgacgacgacgacgacgactttCAATCAAACATGCAGTCTCGGAAGCAATTCTCGAAGCCGACGAAAATGAAGTACGAGTTTAACCAAGAACGATACTCGCCGAACATGCCGAATATTGGTCAAGCCTGGTCG AGGAGCGGACCTCAGCCCCGGGAGTACACGTTGCGTTAA
- the Duba gene encoding deubiquitinating enzyme A isoform X1: MTILSKKKTNASKDRREGGSSTSDVDVHGVQSEHNSGSIALPNSPYQVRAANGFAVDLHGVQTDHGSGSIVLTGSSYEGSVDRREDKHFEEGSGPSHGKRHRRRASPHSGCIGRNSRSKRERERDRGRGERDRERERERERQATPPTASCSGLQATDTGVITNNRMAIVGAAANIEHELANGYNSGDEYTGRTGNNLTSAEWQERDRWFEKRMRKMGFIVKKMGEDGACLFRAVADQVYGDQEMHSVVRKHCMDYIASNQEFFSHFVAEDFSTYVDRKRQEYVHGNHIEMQAMSEMYNRSIQLYCYGTEPINIFHTMVESDNEPIRLSYQRGSHYNSIVDPYKPTVGVGLGLPSYNPGSADRQLISDAVRQSEDLHIEQTMLEDKIKATDWEATNEAIEEQVARESYLQWLRDNEMRKARSASSSSTSTVTSAQHSHAHFLHPHGGGRGQQQQQRSHTSSPTTTQTSQDTLRNSPKVNDAVRYNKRSPQHQPTQGSAAISSHMTTPDFEPKISQEPMPGSSKEAAAHGSPDISLFNRLPPEVFGLTDWEDSDVISQVLATSQQEYLDSLKQSRSSPSGSDTNNTLDSSNS; encoded by the exons ATGACCATTCTatcgaagaagaagacgaatgCCTCGAAAGATAGGCGAGAAGGAGGCAGCAGCACGTCCGACGTCGATGTTCACGGGGTGCAGAGCGAGCACAACTCCGGATCCATCGCGCTGCCCAATAGCCCGTATCAG GTACGTGCAGCGAACGGTTTCGCGGTCGATCTACACGGGGTTCAAACCGATCACGGATCTGGTTCTATCGTTCTTACAGGTAGCTCGTACGAG GGCAGCGTCGATCGCAGAGAGGATAAACATTTCGAAGAGGGAAGCGGTCCAAGTCATGGCAAACGTCACAGGCGGCGAGCAAGCCCGCACAG CGGTTGCATCGGGAGAAACTCGCGTTCGAAACGtgaaagagaaagagacagaGGCCGGGGGGAGAGAGAcagggaaagggagagagaacgCGAAAGACAAGCTACACCTCCTACCGCGTCTTGCAGCGGCTTACAAG CCACAGATACTGGCGTAATAACCAACAATCGAATGGCCATTGTCGGAGCTGCTGCGAATATAGAACATGAATTAGCTAATGGTTATAATAGCGGGGATGAATATACTGGCAGAACTGGGAATAATCTTACATCAGCCGAATGGCAAGAG CGAGACAGGTGGTTCGAGAAGCGAATGCGGAAAATGGGATTTATCGTTAAAAAAATGGGCGAAGACGGAGCGTGTCTGTTCAGAGCTGTCGCGGACCAAGTTTACGGTGATCAGGAAATGCACAGTGTTGTACGGAAACACTGCATGGACTACATT GCTTCCAATCAGGAGTTTTTTTCTCACTTTGTAGCGGAAGATTTCAGTACGTACGTAGATAGGAAACGGCAAGAGTATGTTCATGGAAATCATATAGAGATGCAAGCGATGTCTGAAATGTATAATCGCAGCATTCAATTATATTGCTACGGCACTG AACCTATCAACATCTTCCATACGATGGTTGAAAGTGATAATGAACCGATACGATTGTCTTATCAGCGTGGTAGTCATTATAATAGTATAGTAGACCCATATAAACCTACCGTCGGCGTTGGGCTCGGTTTACCATCGTACAATCCTGGTTCCGCGGATCGGCAGCTGATCTCCGATGCAGTTCGTCAGAGCGAAGACCTACATATCGAACAG ACAATGCTGGAGGACAAGATAAAAGCGACCGACTGGGAGGCAACGAACGAGGCCATAGAAGAGCAAGTGGCCAGGGAGAGTTACTTGCAGTGGCTGAGGGATAACGAAATGCGAAAAGCG CGATCAGCCAGTAGTAGCAGTACAAGTACGGTGACGAGTGCGCAACACAGTCACGCGCATTTTCTTCACCCTCACGGCGGTGGTCGtggacaacaacaacaacaacgtaGCCACACTTCTTCTCCGACCACGACCCAAACTAGCCAAGACACTTTACGTAATTCCCCCAAG GTGAACGACGCGGTACGGTACAACAAAAGATCGCCCCAGCATCAGCCGACCCAGGGATCAGCGGCTATATCATCTCACATGACCACCCCGGATTTCGAACCGAAAATTTCTCAAGAGCCTATGCCAGGAAGCAGCAAGGAGGCGGCGGCTCACGGCTCGCCAGATATCTCGCTGTTCAATCGCCTTCCTCCCGAAGTGTTTG GTCTGACCGACTGGGAGGACAGTGATGTGATCTCGCAAGTGTTGGCGACGTCGCAGCAAGAGTATCTAGACAGCTTGAAACAATCACGGAGCTCCCCATCCGGAAGCGATACTAACAATACATTAGATTCCAGTAACAGTTAA
- the Duba gene encoding deubiquitinating enzyme A isoform X3, giving the protein MTILSKKKTNASKDRREGGSSTSDVDVHGVQSEHNSGSIALPNSPYQVRAANGFAVDLHGVQTDHGSGSIVLTGSSYEGSVDRREDKHFEEGSGPSHGKRHRRRASPHSGCIGRNSRSKRERERDRGRGERDRERERERERQATPPTASCSGLQATDTGVITNNRMAIVGAAANIEHELANGYNSGDEYTGRTGNNLTSAEWQERDRWFEKRMRKMGFIVKKMGEDGACLFRAVADQVYGDQEMHSVVRKHCMDYIASNQEFFSHFVAEDFSTYVDRKRQEYVHGNHIEMQAMSEMYNRSIQLYCYGTEPINIFHTMVESDNEPIRLSYQRGSHYNSIVDPYKPTVGVGLGLPSYNPGSADRQLISDAVRQSEDLHIEQTMLEDKIKATDWEATNEAIEEQVARESYLQWLRDNEMRKAVNDAVRYNKRSPQHQPTQGSAAISSHMTTPDFEPKISQEPMPGSSKEAAAHGSPDISLFNRLPPEVFGLTDWEDSDVISQVLATSQQEYLDSLKQSRSSPSGSDTNNTLDSSNS; this is encoded by the exons ATGACCATTCTatcgaagaagaagacgaatgCCTCGAAAGATAGGCGAGAAGGAGGCAGCAGCACGTCCGACGTCGATGTTCACGGGGTGCAGAGCGAGCACAACTCCGGATCCATCGCGCTGCCCAATAGCCCGTATCAG GTACGTGCAGCGAACGGTTTCGCGGTCGATCTACACGGGGTTCAAACCGATCACGGATCTGGTTCTATCGTTCTTACAGGTAGCTCGTACGAG GGCAGCGTCGATCGCAGAGAGGATAAACATTTCGAAGAGGGAAGCGGTCCAAGTCATGGCAAACGTCACAGGCGGCGAGCAAGCCCGCACAG CGGTTGCATCGGGAGAAACTCGCGTTCGAAACGtgaaagagaaagagacagaGGCCGGGGGGAGAGAGAcagggaaagggagagagaacgCGAAAGACAAGCTACACCTCCTACCGCGTCTTGCAGCGGCTTACAAG CCACAGATACTGGCGTAATAACCAACAATCGAATGGCCATTGTCGGAGCTGCTGCGAATATAGAACATGAATTAGCTAATGGTTATAATAGCGGGGATGAATATACTGGCAGAACTGGGAATAATCTTACATCAGCCGAATGGCAAGAG CGAGACAGGTGGTTCGAGAAGCGAATGCGGAAAATGGGATTTATCGTTAAAAAAATGGGCGAAGACGGAGCGTGTCTGTTCAGAGCTGTCGCGGACCAAGTTTACGGTGATCAGGAAATGCACAGTGTTGTACGGAAACACTGCATGGACTACATT GCTTCCAATCAGGAGTTTTTTTCTCACTTTGTAGCGGAAGATTTCAGTACGTACGTAGATAGGAAACGGCAAGAGTATGTTCATGGAAATCATATAGAGATGCAAGCGATGTCTGAAATGTATAATCGCAGCATTCAATTATATTGCTACGGCACTG AACCTATCAACATCTTCCATACGATGGTTGAAAGTGATAATGAACCGATACGATTGTCTTATCAGCGTGGTAGTCATTATAATAGTATAGTAGACCCATATAAACCTACCGTCGGCGTTGGGCTCGGTTTACCATCGTACAATCCTGGTTCCGCGGATCGGCAGCTGATCTCCGATGCAGTTCGTCAGAGCGAAGACCTACATATCGAACAG ACAATGCTGGAGGACAAGATAAAAGCGACCGACTGGGAGGCAACGAACGAGGCCATAGAAGAGCAAGTGGCCAGGGAGAGTTACTTGCAGTGGCTGAGGGATAACGAAATGCGAAAAGCG GTGAACGACGCGGTACGGTACAACAAAAGATCGCCCCAGCATCAGCCGACCCAGGGATCAGCGGCTATATCATCTCACATGACCACCCCGGATTTCGAACCGAAAATTTCTCAAGAGCCTATGCCAGGAAGCAGCAAGGAGGCGGCGGCTCACGGCTCGCCAGATATCTCGCTGTTCAATCGCCTTCCTCCCGAAGTGTTTG GTCTGACCGACTGGGAGGACAGTGATGTGATCTCGCAAGTGTTGGCGACGTCGCAGCAAGAGTATCTAGACAGCTTGAAACAATCACGGAGCTCCCCATCCGGAAGCGATACTAACAATACATTAGATTCCAGTAACAGTTAA
- the Duba gene encoding deubiquitinating enzyme A isoform X2 produces the protein MTILSKKKTNASKDRREGGSSTSDVDVHGVQSEHNSGSIALPNSPYQGSVDRREDKHFEEGSGPSHGKRHRRRASPHSGCIGRNSRSKRERERDRGRGERDRERERERERQATPPTASCSGLQATDTGVITNNRMAIVGAAANIEHELANGYNSGDEYTGRTGNNLTSAEWQERDRWFEKRMRKMGFIVKKMGEDGACLFRAVADQVYGDQEMHSVVRKHCMDYIASNQEFFSHFVAEDFSTYVDRKRQEYVHGNHIEMQAMSEMYNRSIQLYCYGTEPINIFHTMVESDNEPIRLSYQRGSHYNSIVDPYKPTVGVGLGLPSYNPGSADRQLISDAVRQSEDLHIEQTMLEDKIKATDWEATNEAIEEQVARESYLQWLRDNEMRKARSASSSSTSTVTSAQHSHAHFLHPHGGGRGQQQQQRSHTSSPTTTQTSQDTLRNSPKVNDAVRYNKRSPQHQPTQGSAAISSHMTTPDFEPKISQEPMPGSSKEAAAHGSPDISLFNRLPPEVFGLTDWEDSDVISQVLATSQQEYLDSLKQSRSSPSGSDTNNTLDSSNS, from the exons ATGACCATTCTatcgaagaagaagacgaatgCCTCGAAAGATAGGCGAGAAGGAGGCAGCAGCACGTCCGACGTCGATGTTCACGGGGTGCAGAGCGAGCACAACTCCGGATCCATCGCGCTGCCCAATAGCCCGTATCAG GGCAGCGTCGATCGCAGAGAGGATAAACATTTCGAAGAGGGAAGCGGTCCAAGTCATGGCAAACGTCACAGGCGGCGAGCAAGCCCGCACAG CGGTTGCATCGGGAGAAACTCGCGTTCGAAACGtgaaagagaaagagacagaGGCCGGGGGGAGAGAGAcagggaaagggagagagaacgCGAAAGACAAGCTACACCTCCTACCGCGTCTTGCAGCGGCTTACAAG CCACAGATACTGGCGTAATAACCAACAATCGAATGGCCATTGTCGGAGCTGCTGCGAATATAGAACATGAATTAGCTAATGGTTATAATAGCGGGGATGAATATACTGGCAGAACTGGGAATAATCTTACATCAGCCGAATGGCAAGAG CGAGACAGGTGGTTCGAGAAGCGAATGCGGAAAATGGGATTTATCGTTAAAAAAATGGGCGAAGACGGAGCGTGTCTGTTCAGAGCTGTCGCGGACCAAGTTTACGGTGATCAGGAAATGCACAGTGTTGTACGGAAACACTGCATGGACTACATT GCTTCCAATCAGGAGTTTTTTTCTCACTTTGTAGCGGAAGATTTCAGTACGTACGTAGATAGGAAACGGCAAGAGTATGTTCATGGAAATCATATAGAGATGCAAGCGATGTCTGAAATGTATAATCGCAGCATTCAATTATATTGCTACGGCACTG AACCTATCAACATCTTCCATACGATGGTTGAAAGTGATAATGAACCGATACGATTGTCTTATCAGCGTGGTAGTCATTATAATAGTATAGTAGACCCATATAAACCTACCGTCGGCGTTGGGCTCGGTTTACCATCGTACAATCCTGGTTCCGCGGATCGGCAGCTGATCTCCGATGCAGTTCGTCAGAGCGAAGACCTACATATCGAACAG ACAATGCTGGAGGACAAGATAAAAGCGACCGACTGGGAGGCAACGAACGAGGCCATAGAAGAGCAAGTGGCCAGGGAGAGTTACTTGCAGTGGCTGAGGGATAACGAAATGCGAAAAGCG CGATCAGCCAGTAGTAGCAGTACAAGTACGGTGACGAGTGCGCAACACAGTCACGCGCATTTTCTTCACCCTCACGGCGGTGGTCGtggacaacaacaacaacaacgtaGCCACACTTCTTCTCCGACCACGACCCAAACTAGCCAAGACACTTTACGTAATTCCCCCAAG GTGAACGACGCGGTACGGTACAACAAAAGATCGCCCCAGCATCAGCCGACCCAGGGATCAGCGGCTATATCATCTCACATGACCACCCCGGATTTCGAACCGAAAATTTCTCAAGAGCCTATGCCAGGAAGCAGCAAGGAGGCGGCGGCTCACGGCTCGCCAGATATCTCGCTGTTCAATCGCCTTCCTCCCGAAGTGTTTG GTCTGACCGACTGGGAGGACAGTGATGTGATCTCGCAAGTGTTGGCGACGTCGCAGCAAGAGTATCTAGACAGCTTGAAACAATCACGGAGCTCCCCATCCGGAAGCGATACTAACAATACATTAGATTCCAGTAACAGTTAA
- the LOC143375041 gene encoding serine/threonine-protein kinase Nek5 isoform X2 has translation MSMRINDYVFETLLGRGTFGSVYLVRRKRDSKPFVVKEQVLNAVNALPVKNILGEVQTLHTLRHPNIVAYYGAWMEDDRSYILMEYATRCTLKDLLDERHTPLKEEDALYLFSQIVLGVHHIHFKKILHRDLKPENIMLTGNRGDIVKIGDFGVSKNFQESRDPSTACRAGSFYYMAPEMLKGHPYDFKCDVWNMGVILYEMITKRLPFPGTTLTEIMRMTCEEKPRPLPKQASAAVVNLISKMLRKRSVSRPKTNQLVLCPYLVPFIARIYLNLGRIPCIANEENGSFGPEVFLKFLKPNATRGIILM, from the exons ATGTCGATGCGAATAAATGATTATGTATTCGAAACGTTATTAGGGCGAGGCACTTTTGG ATCTGTTTACTTGGTGCGAAGGAAAAGGGACTCGAAACCTTTCGTCGTGAAAGAACAAGTTCTTAACGCGGTGAACGCTCTTCCCGTCAAG AACATATTAGGAGAAGTACAAACGTTGCACACACTGAGGCATCCTAATATCGTGGCTTATTACGGGGCTTGGATGGAGGACGATCGCAGTTACATTCTTATGGAGTACGCAACTAGATGCACCTTGAAGGATTTGCTGGACGAGCGTCATACACCGCTCAAGGAAGAA GATGCGCTGTACTTGTTCTCACAAATCGTCCTCGGAGTCCATCATATACACTTCAAGAAGATTCTCCACCGGGATTTGAAGCCAGAAAACATCATGTTAACTGGAAATCGCGGTGACATCGTGAAAATCGGAGATTTCGGGGTCTCGAAGAATTTCCAAGA ATCGAGAGATCCATCGACCGCGTGCCGGGCTGGATCATTTTATTACATGGCTCCGGAAATGCTGAAAGGCCATCCTTATGATTTCAAGTGCGACGTGTGGAATATGGGCGTGATTCTTTACGAGATGATTACGAAAAGGCTTCCCTTCCCTGGCACG ACATTGACAGAGATTATGAGGATGACGTGCGAAGAAAAGCCACGACCGCTTCCTAAACAGGCATCGGCGGCTGTGGTTAATTTAATATCAAAGATGTTGAGGAAACGATCGGTGTCACGTCCGAAGACGAATCAACTGGTCCTTTGCCCTTATCTCGTGCCTTTCATTGCCCGGATATATTTGAATCTGGGCAGGATCCCTTGCATAGCGAACGAAGAGAATGGTAGCTTCGGGCCGGAAGTGTTTCTCAAGTTTTTAAAGCCTAACGCAACGCGCGGAATCATTTTAATGTAA
- the LOC143375041 gene encoding serine/threonine-protein kinase Nek5 isoform X1, which yields MSMRINDYVFETLLGRGTFGSVYLVRRKRDSKPFVVKEQVLNAVNALPVKNILGEVQTLHTLRHPNIVAYYGAWMEDDRSYILMEYATRCTLKDLLDERHTPLKEEDALYLFSQIVLGVHHIHFKKILHRDLKPENIMLTGNRGDIVKIGDFGVSKNFQESRDPSTACRAGSFYYMAPEMLKGHPYDFKCDVWNMGVILYEMITKRLPFPGTLLISMERIPPPWTVIELGLCARIKSVTRETQEAKAGTAGCSFYFITCIPHSHKNRLFAFSWSSVAQFQTVKSRARPLCFDALRNRGINGLPSFLSFIKHRASKLYLDSCVPRERFQSTCNAHSRLGP from the exons ATGTCGATGCGAATAAATGATTATGTATTCGAAACGTTATTAGGGCGAGGCACTTTTGG ATCTGTTTACTTGGTGCGAAGGAAAAGGGACTCGAAACCTTTCGTCGTGAAAGAACAAGTTCTTAACGCGGTGAACGCTCTTCCCGTCAAG AACATATTAGGAGAAGTACAAACGTTGCACACACTGAGGCATCCTAATATCGTGGCTTATTACGGGGCTTGGATGGAGGACGATCGCAGTTACATTCTTATGGAGTACGCAACTAGATGCACCTTGAAGGATTTGCTGGACGAGCGTCATACACCGCTCAAGGAAGAA GATGCGCTGTACTTGTTCTCACAAATCGTCCTCGGAGTCCATCATATACACTTCAAGAAGATTCTCCACCGGGATTTGAAGCCAGAAAACATCATGTTAACTGGAAATCGCGGTGACATCGTGAAAATCGGAGATTTCGGGGTCTCGAAGAATTTCCAAGA ATCGAGAGATCCATCGACCGCGTGCCGGGCTGGATCATTTTATTACATGGCTCCGGAAATGCTGAAAGGCCATCCTTATGATTTCAAGTGCGACGTGTGGAATATGGGCGTGATTCTTTACGAGATGATTACGAAAAGGCTTCCCTTCCCTGGCACG CTGCTCATCTCGATGGAACGAATCCCCCCCCCATGGACGGTTATCGAACTCGGCCTCTGTGCTAGGATCAAAAGCGTAAcgagagagacacaggaagcGAAGGCCGGAACTGCGGGATGCTCGTTTTATTTCATCACGTGCATACCTCATTCGCACAAAAACCGTTTGTTTGCATTTAGTTGGTCGAGCGTCGCACAGTTCCAAACGGTTAAAAGTCGCGCGCGACCACTGTGTTTCGACGCTCTGAGGAATCGAGGAATCAACGGACTACCTAGCTTCCTATCGTTTATCAAACATAGAGCGTCAAAACTGTATCTCGATTCCTGTGTTCCGCGCGAGCGATTTCAATCAACTTGTAATGCGCATTCACGATTGGGACCTTGA